GGAGGTGAAGCACCTAAGTTATAGCGGCCTAGTCAAAACTGGGTACAGGATACGGTACACCGtgccttctttttttcacttttctcatTCATTCGCTAACTGTTACATGCTTCGCGCATGCCTGTGCCGCTGTTTTTGTattgtgtgcgtgtgtgtgagGTAGCGGAATCTGGCATTATATCCGTTCATCGGCTGTAGGACTGCCGTGTGATGAAATTGTTGCTTCAAAAATCCAACGATCTAGTTATCCGCTGAAATATTCCAGTCGTGCGTTATTACAGCTAATATTTCCGTTTTTCGACACGACCAACGTTCCAAGATTAAACAAGTCTGAATAGTGGAGACATTGAAAACGGTAACGGATGTGAAACAATTACTGATTACGATTGACACGGTATATTGTCAACCATGTagttaagaatatttttttacgacgAGTATCACACTCATATCGGTATCCTTTTGCTTTTCATTAGTAAATCATTCCCATTTTTTCAACAAGATTCGTTTTGAAGATAGTTCAGTTTAGTCAATCTAGCAAACAATACTGGAAGGCACGAAAgtgtttcataaattttagttTACAACTTTTCTAAGATTTAAAGACGAAAACTGCAGAAAAGAGAATTTGATGTTCACTGTCAGAGATGGTATCGATTATTGTTTGGTACCAACAATATGATGAGCTTTCAGTGACCACCGGGTCACTCAGCTACATCCTTATTGAACAACAACTAGGTTCTTGAAAGTTTTAATattccaaaaacaaaaaatctgaCGTGTTCAAACTTTATATCAAATCTTCTTTTTCACTGCACAAAGCTTAACGTACGTTTACTTGAATCAATTAGCGGTGAGAAAGCGCgctataaaaatgaaactgtgGCATATTTTTGCGTTagattttctcttttacatcgacgaaagtttgaaaattttagacATTCTGGTGAAATTATCAACGACATAAGCTGAGAACCGTATCCACATGACGTCATTGCGATGGACTCTCAGATGGACGGACAGTCGGTTCCCGGTTCGAGTCGAGCGCCCATGCGAAACCTCGTTCATCCGCCCTGCAGCAGCGCTCGTACATTACATGCATTTACCCACCTCCATTATACATCTATACCTGCGTATTTGcggaatgatgaaaaattctccTACGTATCAAAGTGCCGACCTGCGTACAAACGCTCGAACCTTATATCTTCTAGAGGTATTAAAGATGCTGCTGGTGAACATTGCTATTTGCAACTGTGGTAAAataaactgtgaaaaaaagaaagcttGGAAGTGAATAAAGCAAATAGAGGAAAATGCGAGTATAACTTGAAAGGGAGGGAATACTCCTGTGTACTCCCTTTAAAATATTAGTTAAAAAATacatgtgaaataattttcaaacgaagGACGGTGCCAAATATCTCGATCCTTCGTACTCTGCGCTACTAATAATGTAGtacaaaattatgtattttgatgCGAAATCTGACTCgcattattcataaaaatccaTTATGCTGGACAAGTTGGCGGTGAGAAATCATTGATAGGCACAAGTACTCTACCTTGGCCTGTGCTACATGGATCAAtagaattatatttcaatGGAAAGGGGCCAAGAAAACTCTTCGGCTCTCCTAATTGACAGTACAGTTTATTATGGTTGGGAATCTATCCACCTACTTACGATCTCATTGAAAATCGCTGCGTACATGCGGATGATTAACGCCGGAACTGTtgcaacgcaacgcaacgcgaTTATTGTTCTTTCCCACCATTGCATTGTAGTAGGAAACGCCAGGTGCAGATGATGttcgtatacctatacctaaaTGTACATAAGACGTAATACGAGCTCTCAGTGGGTCCGGGGTGATTCAGGAATTAAAATTTGACGAGGCCATCCTGCAGGACTTGGAGAGGATGTGTATAAAAAGTAGAACGAAAAACTGTTCATGAGGAACAAACAACAGTCATGCGTTTTAAAAGGAGTAATACTACCTTGTTTACACGAAATCGAGGTTCATTTTCTCCAATTtatataagaaaaatgaattaatattttataattctgtTTTTCATACATGTTAACATAAGTCTTGAAGGAcaagaattttcttctttttaattattttaaaagaaaatggCGATGGAGTGGCTGACGAAATGAAATGATGTTTTTAAAGACGGGTGACCAACTAAcgctttcaattttcaaccaatcaacttgaaatttcaactgTAGCTTTACAATGTCATTCTCATATTACCCCTTAATTCATTTTCGGGTCTGaagtaaatataaattattgttaacGACATACCGAAATTTCATTTACCCAAATTACGATTATTCACATTCAGAAAAAAGATTTATCTAGAAAATTGATTTAGTCCCAACATTTTATCTTTTTGATTCTCATAAAATTACGGTACAACTCAGATCACTGTAGATCACTTCAGTAACCGTAATTATGTTGCGGAGTAGAACGACGTTTGTTTGATTTAATTCAGAAGCATTTGAAGCGCGTAATTAATTTTACCAACTGTACGGTATTTGTTAAATTCAACAATCTTTACTCTGTGCGTATTACGTACAATTACACGCTACGGGCGGTAGAGCACTGTGCTCAAAAAGGAGCCACTGACGTAAGTGCGCTAGGAAACGAGGTAGAAAATACGGATGAGCTGCGTGAAATTGGAAGGTGCGAATTACCGATGAAAATAAGCCAGAATACGAAAATTTGCCAGCGAGATTAAACGAAATATGACGATAGTCGTTAATTCAACAATATCATCTTACGAGAAgttcataattatttccgTTTATCCTAATACGGTATGCGAATACACTGAAAATAGTATATTTCGTGAGGTCTTAATTTCTCCCCACTTATGTACTGTTCCTTTATAACGATACGTTCCGTGTGTGGCTTGATCTGCACTCGTGTAGATCTGGTGTCCTGACGTATGTTCTTTAGCTTTCTGATCGTATTACACATGAATAGGTTAAATAGTTATTTCAAGAACTAGAGTTGTTTGGTTCAACGAAGTAAAACAATTCGTGATTTCCTGATTTCAGGAGTACCAGAATTTGGCAGAAGAAAATCGCAGACTGCAGAATAATCTGGCGGTTGGACGAACGCCTCAGTCGCGAGTCATAGACAACGTTCTTCTGCAAACGCAAATTGACACACTTCAATGGCAGTTGAAACAGGTTTGTGCTAAACTTCACGATCTgacactttttttcatcgaaatcatTGTGAGCAATTGAACCTGCGGCCTTTGTGTTGCTGGCCTTgtgaattttgtgaaaatattcgtgAAGTCTCAAGAAATACTATTCAGAGCGTTTGTTGGTCTCGGTGCATACTAACAGCGTCGTAGGATTCAGTGTTCGAGGTTTGCCGAAAGTTAGAAGATCAACACAGGGCAAAAAATGTCACCACCAGATTTCTGTGACAAATAGACTGCCACATGTTTTCATACCTAACTAATAAAGCTCTTAATTAACAGTCCATAATCGTTCCCGAGATTGTCATATTGAAATTAGCTATCACAAAATCAGTTACCAAATCATCCAAATGGTCAAGTGGAAAATGTGTAGCGTGTAGCTTTGGAAGTATTGACTAGTCTTGCTTCACTCCACTCGCAGGttcaattgagaaaaaagaaaggacaAGAAAATAGgaggaataattatttctgctTATTGGCAGACTCTCAAATAAATTGCCATACTctcatagattttttttcatacttcgtCGTATTATCGTCGACATTCTGTCACAGTAGAAAAGAGGTAAGAGTAGGGTAAAACCGAGGGTAAAACGGAGATGtgaaagtttctttttcttcagtGATACTGTTTGTATTATATACTAATGTAGACATATAGTTTAAATTATAACTGTTATCGTTGAGACAATTCGTCATTATCACCGTATAGTTCAATTGAATTAATTTGCATGCTTGTAAATTTTAAGCGACCATTGAACCCCGACATTCTATGAATAAATCAACTAACACAAGGTTTATCTCTATTCTACAGACAGAAGCAAACAGGGAAATGTACCGAGCGCTGATGGCGCAAGTGGTGCGGTTCCTGGAGCGAGCGCACAAGAGCCTTGACATCCTGCACGAGAAGTCAAACCCGAAGAACGGAAAAGCGTCGCGGGTGCCGCGCAGCAGAAGCGTGCACGGTGTGGACGAGTCCTCGGTGAACAGAGGTTCCCATCAGTCTTCAGCGTCCTGCGCGAGTTTCGCACGTGCGAAATCAGTAACCCAAATATCGCCGACGAGTGGCACGAACCGGGACTCGACGAGCATTTGGTCCGTCCTGCGTCGCACCGAGACGCCACCACCAGGATTGCAGCAGCCGCGGCCGGAGGTCCAGCCCCACGAGGgtgtcgtctacagacgacgGCCAACATCATCGGAGAACAACCCGGACGAAGTACCGCCGGAGCGGCTGTCCCAGGAGGCTTTTAGGCTGATGAGAACAGCCCAGTCGCTTCTTGCAACGCGAGAGCCAGATTTGGTCCGAGTGAGCGAGGTGGACAACCGGCGTGCGCCCTCGCCCTGTAACATCGACGGGCCGCTGCCTCTGCAGAGCTTTACCAACTCCACGCCACTTTGCGACTCGTTGTTGTCGAGCAGCGACCGCGCGAACTCACGATGCGACAATGACGCGGCATTCTCGCGGCGCGCGGAACCCGGCACTGCGGGTTGCCTGCTGCCAGGCGCAAGGCGTTCACTAGACGCGGCCTCGCTGCACTCGGCGAGCAGCAAGACAACCGAGACGACCGAGGAGGAGGACGGGGGTCCGCGTTCGCTGCTTGCAGGCGCCCTGGAGCGCGAATTCGTCGTCAAATCCTCCTCCACACCGAACCGCAGGCCGAAAAAGCCCACCGAAGTTGGGCTTAAGACCAAGCCCTGTACCGCCAGTGTCAGCAGCGCCGAGGACGAAAGCGGATTCTCATCTATGAGCTCTTTTCAGGATGTCGGCCTCCCTCCCGCCCCATCACTCGTCAAGGGATATCACACCGAAGTCGGCCTCCCTGACGTCCCCGTCAAGGTCAGGCATCGACGGTGGAGCTCAACTCCTGCCGAGATGCAGGCCCTCTTCAACGGCCGCTACAACGCCAGTTTCACTGCCGCCAAGACCGGCAGCGAGGCGCTCAAGGTGCTCTGGGTTTAACCGCAAGGTTCGATTTACGTCCATCGGAagatgtgaaaatttattgatcgaAATTCGCTCGGTGGGGCCGGATTTCGATTAGACGCATTTAAGCACCGCAAACAAGTCAATAGTGTACAAATCTTtcctatatatattatatatatttgtgtattgTGTTatgcattttattttactcgtcGTATGATCCTCGTGCCCACGAGCACGCGGTGTAGGGagaattttatgattttcattgcatatttttattttgttttattctatttGCCCAGTCATTCTtatcttttgtttcttttctcgaaGTCACAGATACTTCGAAGGTACTGTAGCTTCAGCTTTCAGGTATTAACACTTGGCAAATATGAATTTAGTTCAATTTTATCTCCcgattttgatttcttttttgtttttactttcattatttttttttttttatatcattgaTATGGTGAAATTGGTCATATCAGATACGTGAACGACGTTTTTGACTTAATGAAACATATTACAGATAATCGTTTCACCAGCAGTACGATAAACTCTTGTCACACAGAGTTCTGTGAAGACTCGAG
This region of Neodiprion fabricii isolate iyNeoFabr1 chromosome 7, iyNeoFabr1.1, whole genome shotgun sequence genomic DNA includes:
- the LOC124186411 gene encoding uncharacterized protein LOC124186411 isoform X1, whose product is MGETPKVEFAVGSEVSSVSFYKSSFARSFAMNARETKSLDFAFMNSETIAEEPNSSPTSYDNRNNNFVLHNSITGKTVSSSDVKLWRINESITVDTEAPAELDKLRKEYQNLAEENRRLQNNLAVGRTPQSRVIDNVLLQTQIDTLQWQLKQTEANREMYRALMAQVVRFLERAHKSLDILHEKSNPKNGKASRVPRSRSVHGVDESSVNRGSHQSSASCASFARAKSVTQISPTSGTNRDSTSIWSVLRRTETPPPGLQQPRPEVQPHEGVVYRRRPTSSENNPDEVPPERLSQEAFRLMRTAQSLLATREPDLVRVSEVDNRRAPSPCNIDGPLPLQSFTNSTPLCDSLLSSSDRANSRCDNDAAFSRRAEPGTAGCLLPGARRSLDAASLHSASSKTTETTEEEDGGPRSLLAGALEREFVVKSSSTPNRRPKKPTEVGLKTKPCTASVSSAEDESGFSSMSSFQDVGLPPAPSLVKGYHTEVGLPDVPVKVRHRRWSSTPAEMQALFNGRYNASFTAAKTGSEALKVLWV
- the LOC124186411 gene encoding uncharacterized protein LOC124186411 isoform X2: MHPTINNCHMLPRKSWEYQNLAEENRRLQNNLAVGRTPQSRVIDNVLLQTQIDTLQWQLKQTEANREMYRALMAQVVRFLERAHKSLDILHEKSNPKNGKASRVPRSRSVHGVDESSVNRGSHQSSASCASFARAKSVTQISPTSGTNRDSTSIWSVLRRTETPPPGLQQPRPEVQPHEGVVYRRRPTSSENNPDEVPPERLSQEAFRLMRTAQSLLATREPDLVRVSEVDNRRAPSPCNIDGPLPLQSFTNSTPLCDSLLSSSDRANSRCDNDAAFSRRAEPGTAGCLLPGARRSLDAASLHSASSKTTETTEEEDGGPRSLLAGALEREFVVKSSSTPNRRPKKPTEVGLKTKPCTASVSSAEDESGFSSMSSFQDVGLPPAPSLVKGYHTEVGLPDVPVKVRHRRWSSTPAEMQALFNGRYNASFTAAKTGSEALKVLWV